In Amphiura filiformis chromosome 1, Afil_fr2py, whole genome shotgun sequence, the following are encoded in one genomic region:
- the LOC140168650 gene encoding A disintegrin and metalloproteinase with thrombospondin motifs adt-1-like: protein MLNHTFLTSEATWTSWTSWGSCSETCGSGLRTRQRNCLNPVAGQTCSGSPTDSQHCYIQECIDPIWLNWGPWAACSVTCGDGTRTRERICSHSDVNACFQPGSILGPVETGGCNDFPCDEPVWRPWTEWSECSATCGGGSQFRDRQCQDPYPFDTNTCEGEDISQWQRWGDWSDCSVDCNGGVRQRTRECYNPGYLAPACPGSSTTVETCNLDRCPEYWDVWGPWGQCSTTCGPGTERRERSCVDPNPDDGIGCQTDLNGYDYYQTRMCNIQDCAGWSQWMAWTPCTASCGTGIRQRFRTCNNPNPFIFEDCPGGNTDTDPNPCSVEPCPEWNNWGSYGDCSVTCGGGTRERIRTCYDPDRTDEATCVGQPIGLDPVPCNLDPCEGPIVAWSAWSPWTGCSRTCGIGLQQRVRTCQDPDRTDDVTCINGDRADSRVCSGIECVFPEWNEWQPWTCSVTCGGGKRARFRTCNDPYPEDEDVCLGSNIEQDPFECNTDACPVQCQLWRWYKERRRICYVPPTLPPSSYCIGIDVQPDGGPCNSQACPVIIPPQWNNWGPWDYCSVTCGGGIRERTRDCNDPDPFDFTQCQGPASERDPTLCNRDECPQPPVWNEWQPWGGCSLPCGGGEQVRIRTCYDEQPNDGRFCAPGNSIQSQDCNTQVCAAWSPWNTWSACTVECGGGDRRRERNCNSVDSAYTCPGANYDNTDCNPEACPKKTNIGLTVGLIAAALLLAAIVGAICFLLFCRKRRPAVVVYKDPPTPLPTPPPSPRVRRVVEEVELVPEKPKTRWVARRVPGVRAVVREEEKPVIRVARTVRPALYVDGNYDQPPRYVRSVGDRVLLDGGRYPYEQRKVLDGISNSFI, encoded by the exons atgttgaatcATACGTTCTTAACTTCAGAGGCAACGTGGACGAGTTGGACATCGTGGGGATCTTGCAGTGAAACATGCGGTAGTGGACTTCGAACACGACAACGTAACTGTCTAAATCCTGTGGCTGGTCAAACCTGTTCTGGATCTCCGACAGACTCGCAACATTGCTATATTCAAGAATGCATTG ATCCTATATGGCTGAATTGGGGTCCATGGGCTGCATGCAGTGTAACATGTGGCGATGGCACACGTACAAGGGAAAGAATATGTAGCCACTCTGACGTAAATGCTTGTTTCCAACCAGGCAGTATCCTAGGTCCAGTCGAGACTGGAGGATGCAATGACTTCCCCTGCGATG AACCTGTGTGGAGACCGTGGACGGAATGGAGTGAGTGCAGCGCTACGTGTGGCGGTGGATCGCAGTTCCGTGATCGTCAATGCCAAGATCCCTATCCATTTGATACCAATACGTGTGAGGGCGAAGACA TATCACAATGGCAACGTTGGGGTGACTGGAGCGACTGCAGTGTTGATTGCAATGGCGGTGTGCGACAACGAACAAGAGAGTGTTACAACCCAGGTTACTTAGCACCAGCGTGTCCAGGATCGAGTACCACAGTGGAAACATGTAATCTTGATAGATGCCCAG AATATTGGGATGTATGGGGACCATGGGGTCAATGTAGTACAACATGTGGGCCCGGAACTGAACGACGGGAAAGAAGCTGTGTAGATCCCAACCCAGATGATGGCATAGGATGTCAGACAGATCTAAACGGCTACGATTACTATCAAACAAGGATGTGTAATATTCAAGATTGCGCAG GTTGGAGTCAGTGGATGGCGTGGACACCTTGTACGGCATCATGTGGCACTGGTATACGACAACGCTTCCGAACTTGCAATAACCCCAACCCATTCATATTCGAGGACTGTCCTGGAGGCAATACAGACACCGATCCTAATCCTTGTAGCGTGGAGCCATGTCCtg AGTGGAATAATTGGGGATCCTACGGAGACTGTTCTGTGACTTGCGGAGGTGGCACACGTGAACGTATACGCACATGCTATGATCCGGACAGAACTGACGAAGCGACGTGTGTGGGACAACCTATTGGACTGGATCCAGTGCCATGTAACTTAGACCCATGTGAAGGACCAA TTGTTGCTTGGAGTGCCTGGTCTCCATGGACTGGTTGTAGTCGTACATGTGGCATAGGTTTACAGCAACGTGTACGAACCTGCCAAGATCCTGATCGCACTGATGATGTAACATGTATAAATGGTGACCGTGCGGACAGCAGAGTATGCAGTGGCATCGAATGTGTCT TCCCTGAATGGAATGAATGGCAACCATGGACATGTAGCGTAACATGTGGAGGTGGAAAAAGAGCCCGATTCCGTACATGTAATGACCCTTATCCAgaagatgaagatgtgtgtcTGGGTTCCAACATTGAACAGGATCCATTCGAGTGTAACACAGATGCCTGTccag TGCAGTGCCAGTTGTGGAGGTGGTACAAGGAACGTAGAAGAATATGCTATGTACCGCCAACCTTGCCACCAAGCTCTTACTGCATTGGAATTGATGTGCAACCGGATGGCGGACCCTGCAACTCACAAGCATGTCCAG TTATCATCCCACCTCAATGGAACAACTGGGGTCCATGGGACTATTGCAGTGTTACATGTGGTGGAGGCATACGTGAACGTACCAGAGATTGTAATGATCCAGATCCGTTTGATTTCACCCAATGCCAAGGACCTGCATCAGAACGTGATCCTACATTGTGTAATAGAGACGAATGTCCTCAAC CACCAGTATGGAATGAATGGCAGCCATGGGGAGGTTGCTCCCTACCTTGCGGTGGTGGTGAACAAGTGCGTATACGTACATGCTATGACGAACAGCCCAACGATGGCAGATTCTGTGCACCAGGCAACTCAATACAAAGCCAGGATTGCAACACACAGGTTTGCGCAG CGTGGAGTCCTTGGAACACGTGGTCTGCATGTACAGTAGAGTGTGGAGGTGGCGACAGAAGACGTGAACGTAATTGCAATAGTGTTGATTCTGCCTACACTTGCCCAGGAGCGAATTATGACAACACTGATTGCAATCCTGAAGCTTGTCCAA AGAAGACCAATATTGGCCTCACTGTTGGTCTCATTGCTGCAGCATTGCTTCTGGCTGCTATTGTTGGCGCAATCTGCTTCCTCTTATTCTGCCGAAAAAGACGACCAGCAGTGGTG GTTTACAAGGATCCACCTACACCTTTGccaacaccaccaccatcacctaGAGTACGACGCGTCGTAGAGGAAGTGGAATTGGTTCCAGAGAAACCAAAAACGCGCTGGGTAGCTAGGAGAGTACCTGGTGTGAGGGCGGTCGTCCGCGAGGAGGAGAAACCGGTTATTCGAGTTGCACGAACTGTAAGACCAGCCCTGTATGTTGACGGCAATTATGACCAACCGCCTAGATATGTTAGAAGTGTAGGGGACAGGGTATTGCTAGACGGGGGTCGGTACCCGTATGAGCAAAGAAAAGTACTAGATGGAATAAGTAATTCCTTCATTTGA